In Veillonellales bacterium, a genomic segment contains:
- the flgA gene encoding flagellar basal body P-ring formation chaperone FlgA produces the protein MLRKICGVCLAAFFLLIGTALAAENAADGSEQADIAGGQEVSGQTLSDAAAAYIRQRIGIPADSDAVDITLLHLPQAAVVPAGTLNLTVELPYGVRYSTPTNATVTIAVDGRTAAQVNLLFAVKYYQQVVVAAGVIEARELLTADRLRYERVDTGRLAVGYITDINKAVGLAARRQISPGTVMNQSLLVKPVLIKRGNVVTILARKGTIEVSAPGQALQDGVEGQLIKIQNLNSRKIIVAKVLNDAAVLAATYNGR, from the coding sequence ATGCTAAGAAAAATTTGCGGGGTGTGCTTAGCCGCCTTCTTTCTGCTGATAGGGACTGCGCTGGCCGCCGAAAATGCTGCTGACGGCTCAGAACAGGCAGATATTGCCGGCGGGCAGGAGGTAAGCGGTCAAACATTGTCAGATGCTGCCGCCGCCTATATCCGTCAGCGTATTGGGATTCCGGCCGACAGCGATGCTGTAGACATTACGCTGTTGCACTTGCCGCAGGCTGCTGTCGTACCTGCCGGTACTTTGAATTTGACAGTCGAATTACCTTATGGCGTTCGCTACAGCACACCGACCAATGCCACGGTTACTATTGCAGTTGATGGCCGGACTGCGGCGCAGGTGAACCTGCTGTTTGCAGTGAAATATTATCAGCAGGTCGTTGTAGCAGCCGGGGTTATTGAGGCCCGGGAATTGCTTACAGCTGACAGGCTGCGTTATGAGCGGGTCGATACAGGGCGGCTGGCAGTGGGCTATATTACTGATATCAACAAGGCAGTGGGGTTAGCCGCTCGCAGGCAGATTTCACCGGGTACGGTAATGAATCAGTCGCTGCTGGTTAAACCGGTGCTTATCAAACGGGGAAATGTCGTTACCATTCTGGCCCGTAAAGGGACCATTGAGGTATCTGCACCGGGACAAGCCTTGCAGGACGGTGTAGAAGGACAGCTGATAAAAATACAAAATTTGAACTCCCGAAAAATA
- the flgG gene encoding flagellar basal-body rod protein FlgG yields the protein MMRALWTAGSGMIAQQSNLDIISNNLANVNTTGFKKSRNDFQDLMYQTMRQAGSSTGPDTQVPAGIQVGSGVRQVATTKLYTEGSPQSTGDSYDVMIEGDGFFQINMPDGTLAYTRDGSFKKDSQGRIVTSDGYTVEPQITVPDTATDISISADGQVTAKIPNQTDPQDIGQLQIARFINSAGLDSIGRNLLQETAASGTPVVTNPGTDGAGTLQQKYLEMSNVQVVEEMVNMIVAQRAYEIDSKAITAADDMLSQAAQLKR from the coding sequence ATGATGCGTGCCTTATGGACTGCCGGGTCAGGAATGATTGCACAGCAGTCAAATTTGGATATTATTTCCAACAATCTGGCCAATGTGAATACAACAGGTTTCAAAAAAAGCCGTAACGATTTTCAGGATCTAATGTATCAGACAATGCGCCAGGCCGGTTCTTCTACAGGACCGGATACCCAGGTCCCAGCAGGAATCCAGGTGGGAAGCGGCGTGCGCCAGGTAGCGACCACAAAACTTTATACCGAAGGCAGTCCTCAATCCACGGGCGATTCGTATGATGTAATGATTGAGGGAGACGGATTTTTTCAAATCAATATGCCGGACGGGACACTGGCTTATACTCGCGACGGTTCCTTTAAAAAGGATTCCCAGGGAAGAATCGTAACTTCCGACGGCTATACAGTTGAGCCGCAGATTACGGTTCCGGATACGGCTACGGACATTTCCATATCCGCGGATGGACAGGTTACAGCAAAGATTCCGAATCAGACGGATCCCCAGGATATCGGGCAGCTGCAGATTGCTCGCTTTATCAACTCGGCCGGTCTTGACAGCATCGGCAGAAATTTATTACAGGAGACAGCGGCTTCCGGCACACCGGTTGTTACGAATCCGGGTACCGATGGAGCAGGAACTTTGCAGCAAAAATATTTGGAGATGTCAAATGTTCAGGTAGTCGAAGAAATGGTCAATATGATTGTGGCCCAGCGGGCTTATGAAATTGACTCCAAAGCGATTACCGCAGCGGATGACATGCTGAGTCAGGCTGCTCAGTTGAAGCGTTAG